CTAGTTGAGAATTATTCAGGCCAATTAGAAATggttttgtcaatttttttgAGCATAAGTCTTTGGGCAGAACGGCTGAAGGACTTGCATTTCTtagtaaaaaatataattgatcTTTATTGATACGTTACTGTAGTCACAACAATCACTTTAAGTAGCTAAGTGCCTCCTCCACGTCGGACTTGGATCCTAGGAATATGGGACTGCGCTCGTGGATCTTCTTGGGCACAATGTCCAAAATGCTGATCTTTCCGTCGCTGGCCAGACCTCCAGCCTGGATCATCAGATAGGCCATGGGCACGCACTCGTACAGCAGACGAAGTTTTCCGCTGGGAGCGGACTTTGTTGCCGGATAGATAAAGATGCCGCCGTATTTAATGGTGCGATGCACATCCGCGACCATGGAACCCACGTACCGCGCTCCATAGGGCTTTCCCTTGGCGGGATCCTTCTTGGCCGCAATGTAGTTGAAGACACCATCCTCCCAATCCGCTGCATATCCCTCGTTGATAGAGTATATCTTTCCCTTCTCCGGCACCCGCATGTTGGGATCGGTCAGCACGAACTCTCCGATGGCCGGGTCATAAGTGAAGCCATTCACTCCCGAACCCAGACCCAGGACAATTGCTGTGGCCGAACCGTATAGCGCGTAGCCGGCGGCCACCAGCTGATTTCCGGGCTGCAGTGCATCCTCCACTGTGGGCGGACCATCGCTTTTCTTGCGGTAAATGGCGAAGATTGAACCGATCGACACCAGGCAGTCTATGTTGGAGGATCCATCCAAGGGATCGAAGCACACGATGTATTTGCCCTGGAGGTGGAAGAGCGAATAAATTATAGGGAAACGTCATTAAATGTGGCTAGAAGATATAGGGTTAGATCTTAGAGATAGAGCCATCTTAACTGACAGCTAAAAGCTAATTCACACCCTCATACCAAATTTCGTAACAATTGGTCACGTATTAAGGCTTAAAGACTCTAATATATCCCTACCTGTTTCTCCACTTCCACCTCGATCACATTCTCGTTCTCCTCGGAAACCATTAGACATGTGGTATAGGATGACTTCAGCATGTTGATGAACAGCTCGTTGGAGAGCACGTCCAGTTTCTTGACCTCCTCGCCTTGGACATTCACGTCGCCAGCGAATCCATGGAGCTTGGCGATACCTGCCTTCCGCACCGCGGATGATGTAGCCTTGATGGCGGTCTGGATGGAGTTGAGCAGCTGGGAGAGATCGCCAGTGGCGCTCTTGAACTTTCGCTGCTCCTGCAGCACGAAACGCGTCAGCGTCATCGCATTGGAGTCGAAAGCTGGCCTCTGTTGGGTCATTTTGGCTATTTTATATGCAAAAAAATTTAGTtgtacagtataattcgcttagctgcctcgagtactttgcacaatgcctcgatgcaggtaacttaaaaatgcagctaacttaattttttttttttctattttctattttctatttacacaaaaaaatggaaaaataatgcagatatcttgccgatgcagctaactatcgatgcagctaagcgaattatactgtagtATAAAAcaagattttaaattttactgGATATGATTGGGAGAGGATTAGCATAGGATTGGAATAAATCGattaaatattagtaataTTACTTTGTAAGAAAATAAAGACAACGAGCTAAGTAATACATAACATATATAGGCAGTGGAAAGGATTTAGGATGGATTAAATGTACAACTGCTGTACAACTGAAGCGGGGTTTTATTTTGGAGCAACtggttaaaaatatttctggtCAGTGGAACAAGTTTGGGCAGTGCAGGCGGGCATAGTATAGATATGGGTGGGCCATAAGGAAAGCACATTGGGGCAAAAGGA
The sequence above is a segment of the Drosophila melanogaster chromosome 2L genome. Coding sequences within it:
- the fbp gene encoding fructose-1,6-bisphosphatase, isoform D gives rise to the protein MTLTRFVLQEQRKFKSATGDLSQLLNSIQTAIKATSSAVRKAGIAKLHGFAGDVNVQGEEVKKLDVLSNELFINMLKSSYTTCLMVSEENENVIEVEVEKQGKYIVCFDPLDGSSNIDCLVSIGSIFAIYRKKSDGPPTVEDALQPGNQLVAAGYALYGSATAIVLGLGSGVNGFTYDPAIGEFVLTDPNMRVPEKGKIYSINEGYAADWEDGVFNYIAAKKDPAKGKPYGARYVGSMVADVHRTIKYGGIFIYPATKSAPSGKLRLLYECVPMAYLMIQAGGLASDGKISILDIVPKKIHERSPIFLGSKSDVEEALSYLK
- the fbp gene encoding fructose-1,6-bisphosphatase, isoform F; translated protein: MAASSGDSKMTQQRPAFDSNAMTLTRFVLQEQRKFKSATGDLSQLLNSIQTAIKATSSAVRKAGIAKLHGFAGDVNVQGEEVKKLDVLSNELFINMLKSSYTTCLMVSEENENVIEVEVEKQGKYIVCFDPLDGSSNIDCLVSIGSIFAIYRKKSDGPPTVEDALQPGNQLVAAGYALYGSATAIVLGLGSGVNGFTYDPAIGEFVLTDPNMRVPEKGKIYSINEGYAADWEDGVFNYIAAKKDPAKGKPYGARYVGSMVADVHRTIKYGGIFIYPATKSAPSGKLRLLYECVPMAYLMIQAGGLASDGKISILDIVPKKIHERSPIFLGSKSDVEEALSYLK
- the fbp gene encoding fructose-1,6-bisphosphatase, isoform A, with the protein product MTQQRPAFDSNAMTLTRFVLQEQRKFKSATGDLSQLLNSIQTAIKATSSAVRKAGIAKLHGFAGDVNVQGEEVKKLDVLSNELFINMLKSSYTTCLMVSEENENVIEVEVEKQGKYIVCFDPLDGSSNIDCLVSIGSIFAIYRKKSDGPPTVEDALQPGNQLVAAGYALYGSATAIVLGLGSGVNGFTYDPAIGEFVLTDPNMRVPEKGKIYSINEGYAADWEDGVFNYIAAKKDPAKGKPYGARYVGSMVADVHRTIKYGGIFIYPATKSAPSGKLRLLYECVPMAYLMIQAGGLASDGKISILDIVPKKIHERSPIFLGSKSDVEEALSYLK